The Sinomonas sp. P10A9 genome contains the following window.
TCCTCGATGGCCCGCAGCGTCTGCTCGAGCTGCCAGAAGCTGCGGTCGAACGCGGCGACACCGGCGCCGTCCCATTCAGTCAGGTCCGAGCCCGAGCAGAACACGCCGCCCCGCCCCCGGAACACCACGGCGCGGAGGTCGCCGCGGTCGGCGAGCTCTCCCGCGGCCCGTCCGAGCGCGTCCCATTCCTGCGACCGCAGGGCGTTGAGGCGCTCCCCGGTGCCGAACGTCACGACGGCGAGCGAGCCGTCGTCGTCGATCGTCACCGATCCCGCCGTCCCCACGGCTGAATCCGTCATCCGATGGCCCCGGCCGCATGCATCCGCTCAATATCCGAGCGGCTGTAGCCCAATGCGGTGAGAACCTCGTCGCTGTGCTGGCCGACCAGCGGCGGCGGCATCCGCACCGACGCGGGCGTCCGCGTGAGCCGGATGGGGCAGGCGACGGTCCTGAGCCGGCCGGCGCTCGGGTGCTCGACCTCTGCGACCATGCCGCGCGCCAGGACCTGCGGGTCCGAGAGCGCCTCGTCGACCGTCTGGATGGGACCCACGGGAATGCCGGCCTCCTCGAGCCGGGCCACCCAGGCCCGCGTCGTGGCGGTGCTGAGGATCTCCTCGATGAGGTGGACGAGATCGTCGCGGTGGGCCACCCGCAGCGGGTTCGTGGCGAAGCGCGCGTCCGCCGCGAGATCCGGTCTGCCGAGGGCATCGGCAAACGCCCGCCACAGCCTGTCGTTGCCCACGGCGATCATGACGAAGCCGTCCGCCGTCGGGAAGGCCTGGTACGGCGCGATGGTCGGGTGCGCCGAGCCGTAGCGCCTCGGGATCTCGCCGCTGGCGAAGTACCCGCTGGCCACGTACGTGAGCCACGAGACCGAGCCGTCGAGGAGGCTGATGTCCACCCACTGCCCCTGGCCCGTGCGGTCCCGCTCATGGAGGGCGGCGAGGATCCCGATCACGGCCCAGGTGCCTGCAATGAGGTCCGATCCGCTGATACCGACGCGCACGGGCGGCCCGCCCGGCTCCCCGGTGACGCTCATGATCCCACTGCGCGCCTGGGCGATCGCATCGTAGCCCGCGCGCCCCGCCTCCGGGCCGGTCTGGCCGTACCCGCTGATGGACGCGTAGATGAGCCCCGGGTTGTCTGCGGACAGCTGCTCGTAGCCCAGCCCGAGGCGCTCGGCCGTGCCGGGGCGGAAGTTCTCGACGACCACATCGGCCCCGCGCGCGAGCCGGCGCACTGCTTCGATGCCTTCGGGGGACCTGAAGTCCACCGCGAGGCTCCGCTTGTTCCGATTCACAGACAGGTAGTAGGCCGCCTCGTCACCCTGGAAGGGCGGCCCCCACTGCCTCGTGTCGTCCCCCTCGCCGGGACGCTCGATCTTGATGACGTCCGCGCCGAGGTCCGCAAGGGTCATGGTCGCGAAGGGGCCGGAGAGGATACGGCTCAAGTCCAGGACGGTGAGGTCGCGCAGGGGGCCAGCCGCGATGACCCCGTGCGCCCCCTGCCCAGCGTCTGGACGAAGGCTCGAGCCGCGCAGCGTCATGCGCGCTTCACTTGGCTCTGGGACGCCGCGGCCGCAGGGGCCGCCGTGCTCCTGTTCGGAAGGAGCAGCAGCGCGCCCATACTGACTGCCGCGCAGATGATGATGTAGATGGAGATAGCTGCCGACCCTCCGGTCCCCTGCAGCAGCGCGGCCGCGATGAGCGGCGCGGGCCCACCCGCGATCACGCTCGCGAGCTGGTAGCCCATGCCGGCGCCCGTGTACCGGATGTCCGGGTCGAAGCTCTCGGCGATGAGTGCCGCCTGGGGTCCGTACTGGACGTCATGGAAGATGAGGCTCACCACCACCGCGACGCCAATGAGCAGGGAGTCGCGGGTATTGAGCAGCCCGAAGTACGGGAACGCGTAGAGGGCCGTGGCCACGATCCCGATGCCGTAGACGAGTTTCCGCCCTAAGCGGTCGGAGAGCATGCCGAAGACGGGAATGCTGATGAGCCCTAGCCCGGCGGCTATGAGGGTGTCGACGAGGATCGCATCGCTGCTCGTCTTCAGCTGCTTGGTCACATAGGTGATGACGAACGTGATGAAGATGTAGAACGGCGCCTGCTCCGAGGCCCGCACGAGGGCCGAGAGGAGGATCTCCTTGGGCTGGCGGCGGAAGGCCTCCATGAGCGGAACATTGACAACCTTGTCGGCCTTGCGCACGGCCTCGAACTCAGGGCTCTCGACCACGCGCATCCGCACGAACAGGCCGACGCCCACGAGGACGATGCTGATGAGGAACGGGATGCGCCAGCCGTAGGTGATGAAGTCGACCCCGGTCACGCCCGAGGTGAGCCGGACGAGGCCGGTCGAGAGCACGAGACCGAGGGGCACCCCCATCTGCGGCCAGCTGGCCGAGAGCCCGCGGCGGTGCTGCTTGCCCCATTCCATGGCGATCAGCACAGAGCCACCCCACTCGCCACCAACGCCGACGCCCTGGATGACGCGCAGCACGGTCAGGAGGATCGGCGCCCAGACGCCGATGGCCTGGTACGTCGGCAGGACGCCGATCAGCACCGTGCCGAAGGCCATGAGGAACAGGGTGACCATGAGCGTCGTCTTGCGCCCGATCCGGTCGCCGTAGTGCCCGAAGATCGCGGCGCCGACGGGGCGCGCCACGAACCCGACAAACTGGGTTCCGAAGGCGGCGATGACCCCGGCGAAGTTGTCCTGTCCCGGGAAGAAGAGCTGCGGAAAGACGAGGGCGGCTGCCGTGCCGTAGAGGAAGAAGTCGTACCACTCGATGGTCGTCCCGACCACGCTCGCGTAGGTTGCGCGGCGGACGGCCTGTTCTCGGGTTACTGCCTGAACACTCATCAGTCCTCCATTGGCATGATGACGGGTGCCGGAGGCCAGGCCGGGGGAGGTTCCCCCTCGTCGTGGTCGTTCAGAACCCGTATTGTGGTTTGCGCACCCATAATCTGGTTCTTGAAGGCACGATGTCAACGCTTCGCGTCGACGGATTCGAGAAGGGACGGCCAGCCATGGCAAGGGAGACAGGCACCGCGACAGCGCCCCTGCTCGTGCTCGTGAAGGTCGCGGCGATCCTCTCGTGCTTCACAGTGGAGGACCCCGAGCCCACGCTCCAGCAGATCATCCGCAGCACGGGCCTTCCCGCGAGCACCTGCCAGCGGCTGGTCCAGAACATGGTCCGGGAGGGCTTCCTCGACCGGGACGGCGACAGGTACCGCGTCGGGATCCAGCTCGTGCGGTGGGCCACTCCGGGAACGATCGGCCTCGACATCGTGCGGACCGTCCGGCCCATCCTCCAGGCGCTGCGCGACGAGACCGGCGAGTCGGCCTGCCTGTACATCCGCGACGGCGCCCACCGCACCGTGGTGGCGGTCGCGGAGACCCGGCACGTCGTCATGCGCCCGTTCCATGTGGGGCAGGTGATGCCCATCCACGCGGGTGCGCCGGGCAAGGTCTTCCTCGCATTCGACCCTGGCGCACGGTCCGCGCTCGACGGCGCCGAGCTCACGAAGTTCACGGCCACCACCCCGGACAGCTGGGACGAGCTGGACCGGCAGATCGACCTCGCGCGCTCGCAGGGGTACTTCGCGGCGTTCGGCGAGCGCAACGCGGACGTGGGCTCCATCAGCGCACCCGTCTACGACTACTCGGGCGAGTTCGCGGCGGTGCTGGGGGTGGGGTTCCCGCTCGAGCGCGTCTCGGAGGCCGACGTCGAGCGGCTCGGCCCCGCCGTCGCGCGCGCCGCGCTCGAGGCGAGCCTCGCGATGGGCTACAGCCCGGCCACCGGTGCGCCGGGGCCCGGATCCGCACAGGCGGCCGCAGGCACGAAGGCGGACACGAAGAAGGGGACCCGCGCACGTCGTGCGCGGGTCCCCTCATTGGCTGCAGAAGGCGATGCCCCCTGATCAGGGACGGAAGAGCTCCTCGAAAGTGCCGGAGGTGGTCGGCGAGCAGGTGTTCGCCAGGCAGCCGAGGTGCCACATGTGCTGGATCGTCGACAGCATCGTGTAGTGGTCGGCGAGCTTGCCCGAGGTCTTGTGCGGACCCTCGGCCGAGTTGATCACGATGAACGGGGCGTCGCCGCCGCCGAGGACGGCCGGTGTCGTGCCGTTAGGAGTGCTCACGCCGACCGGGCTGCCCGGGCCGCCGGACGAACCGGAGTAGTCGTTCTCGTCCCAGACGAGCACGATGCTCGACTTGGTGGTCTTCCAGGTCTCGGAGTCCATGATCTGGGAGACCTGCTGCTTGACGTAGGCGTCACCCATCTGGATGGCACCGTGGTCGAGGCCCGACGCCGGGTAGCCGCACTGCGGCTCACCGATGAGCGCCGCGCTTGACGGGGAGATGCCATGCATATCGTGGCACTGGTTGGGGCTGACCCAGACGAAGTCCGGGACGCTGCCCGTCTTGAGGTCGTTGGCAAGGTTGTTCTCGAGCGGAACGATCTTCTGCAGGCGTTCCGGCGAGTTCACGATGTCCGAGAAGTACATGAACGGGTTGTGCTTCTGCGCGTACAGCTTGACGGTCTTCCCCTGGACGACCGGGGCGAACTCGACGTTGGATCCGGCCTGCGGCAGGTTCTCCATGTAGGCCTTCCACGTCTTCCCGCTCTCCTCGAGCTGGTCGACGATGGTGCGGCCCGAGAACATGTGCGGCGTGGCCGTGGAGCTGGCAACCTGCGCCGGTGTGAGGAACGCGCCAAGCTGGTCCTCTCCGGGGCCGGGGATGAACTCCTCCGGGGCGCACTTCACCGTGGTCCCGGCCTTGCAGTCGTCCCAGATGCCCTGGAAGTCACCGGAGATGGCGGCCAGGTAGTTCGTGAGGCTGGGGTGGGTCACGCCGTGGTAGTTCGAGTCCGTGTTGTAGCGCTCGGCCAGCGAGGTGATGTAGGGCGCGTCGGCGGTGTTGCCGATGATCTGGTCGCGACCGTGGTTCTCCATCATGATCACGAAGACGTGGTCGGGGCCGCTGGCCGCGTTCGAGCCGGCGTTGCTGGCCGACGGGCTCGCCGTCGCGGCGACCGCAACGGTGCCGGTGAGCGCCACGGCCGCGGTCACGGCCGCCACGACGGCGCCGGCGCGGCGGTTAAGCACGCTGAAGCTTCGCATGTTCTTCCTCTCAGGTTGGCCCCGGGCCCGGAGCACCACGCCTATAAGTACTGCCCCACCTTGGAAGGAGCCTTGGAGAATCGCGACCCGCCGCCGACCTGAGGGTTAACTCTCGGAGAATCTGTTTCTGCAACGGCTTGACGTGTTGCAGAAACGATGTCAATCTTGAGTGGTCGGGCTGTGATGCCGACCACAGGAATGATCCGAACGAGGAGGTTCACATGGCCACGATCGCCGACATCGCGCAGGCCGCCGGCGTGTCGAAGTCCACCGTGTCCCGCTCGTTCACGCGCCCCGACTCAGTCAACGCCGAGACCCGCGAGCGCGTCCTCGTCGTCGCAGAGCAGCTGGGGTACACCGCAGTCCCTGCGAAGGCCGAGACCACCGGAACCATCGCGCTGTTCATCCCGGACATCGCGAACCCCTACTACCCGCCGCTCGTCAAGGCCGTCCAGGCGGCCTGCCAGCGGCAGTCGCTCTCGCTCCTCGTCATCGACGGCGAGGACGATCCCGAGGCGGACGCCGAGGAGCTCGAGCGGATCATCGGTCGGGTGGACGGCGCCCTGGTGTTCGCGCCGAGGCTCGACGCCGAGCGCCTCCGTGCACTCGACGCCGTCGCCCCCGTTGTCCTCATCAACCACGTTGCCGAGGGCCTCCCCTCGGTGGTCCTCTCGGCGCCCGAGGGCGCGCGCCAGGCGGTCGAGCACCTTGCGGCGCTCGGGCACCGGGCCGTCGGGTACCTCGCAAGCCGCGAGGACAACTACTCGTCGCGGGTCCGCCTCGCGGCGGCGGAGGAGGCCGCCGATCACCTCGGCGTCACCCTCCGCGTGCTCACCCACGCCGAGCCCACCTACACGGCCGGCGTGCGCGGCGGGGACCTCGTCCTCGCCGAGCCTGTCACGGCAGTGATCGCGCACAACGACCTCATGGCCTTCGGGTGCATGAACCGGCTCATCGACCGTGGGATGACCGTGGGCAAGGACATCAGTGTCATCGGCTTCGACGACATCTGGCTCGCCTCCGCCTCCCGGCCCACCCTCACCACGGTGAGCACACCGTACGAGCGGGGCGGCGCCGTCGCCCTCCGCATGCTCACGGAACGGATCGGCGACCCCGACCGGCCCGTGAGCACCGTGCACCTCTCCGGCGACCTCGTGGTGCGCAACAGCACCGGGCCAGCGCCGGCCCAGCTGGACTGACGCGCCACATGCGCTTCCCACCTCCTCCCCCGCATCCGATCCACACACGAAAGGCGAGCTCCATGACGAAGCTCTCCGGCAACCCAGCCACTGCCGATACGGACCTCACGACACCCGCCGAGCAGGCGAACAGGCTCCGGCGCGCCAAGAAGGCCGCGCTCGCGGCGTTCCTCGGCGGCGCCCTCGAGTACTACGACTTCTTCGTGTACGCCACGGCGGCGTCGCTCGTGTTCTCGAAGATCTTCTTCCCGGCGGGTGACCCCGTCGTAGCGCAGATCTCCTCCTTCGCGACCTTCGGCGTCGCCTACGTCGCGCGGCCGTTCGGCGCGATCTTCTTCGGCCACCTCGGCGACCGGATCGGCCGCAAGAACACGCTCGTCCTGACGCTCGTGCTCATGGGCGCCTCGACGTTCCTCATCGGCGCACTGCCGGACTTCCGCGCGGTCGGCTACCTCGCGCCGGTTCTGCTCGTGGTGCTCCGCCTGCTCCAGGGCCTCTCCGCCGGCGCCGAGACCGCGGGTGCCTCCGCGCTGACGATGGAGGAGTCCCCTGTGGGGCGCCGCGCGTTCTTCCCCTCGTTCTCAATGAGCGGCATCTCCACCGGCATCGTGCTCGCCTCGCTCGTGTTCCTCCCCGTCGCGGCCATGTCCGAAGCCGACAGGTTCGCCTGGGGCTGGCGCATCCCGTTCTGGTCCTCGATCGTTGTCCTCATCGTCGCGTACCTCGTGCGCCGCACGCTCGAGGAGCCCATCGTCTTCGAGGAGAAGGCTCAGCACCACGACCTCGTGAAGCTCCCCTTCATCGAGATGTTCAAGACCCACCCGGCGCAGTTCGTCCAGGTTGCCCTCATGTCCTTCGAGACGGTCACGAACACGTTCATGCAGTCGTTCGGCCTGGCGTACGCCGTCTCCGTGGGCATCCCGGCACCGACGATGCTGTGGGTGAGCATCCTCGGCAACGTCATCGCGATCGCGACGCAGCCGCTCAGCGCACGGTTCGCCGACAAGTTCGGCCGCAAGCCGATCTTCATCGCGGGCATCATAGGCTCCGGCATCCTCATCTTCATCTACTTCTCCGCGATTTCGACGGCGAACATCCCGCTCGTCTTCGTGGTCTCGACCCTCATCACTGCGGGCACCTACGCGATGTCCAACGCGATCTACCCGGCCTGGTTCGCCGAGCTGTTCAACGTCCGCGTCCGCTACTCGGGCATGGCGTTCGGCCTGCAGATCGGCATCCTGTGCGCCGGCTTCACCCCGCTGATCGGCACCGCCCTCGTGGGCGGCGTGGCCGCAAACTGGGGCCCGGCGGCCTGGATCGTGGCCGGCTCGACGGTCTTGGCCCTCATCGGAGCCATCTGGGCCCGTGAGACCTACAAGACCCCGATCCACGAGCTCGGAAACAAGGTGGGCGGCTCGAAGTAGGGTCTGCTCCCTCAAGCACACGGATCTGGCTCCTTAACGGCACTCGGCGTTGAGGAGCCAGATCCGTTCTGTTCGGGGGTCCAAGTGCGACACGGAGGTCAGCTTCCCGCTCTCGGTCCCGCCGCATGCCTACGGTGGAGCGCTATGAATCGTCCCAAGCGCCTGATCGTTGCCGTCCTCTGGCTCGCCGCTGCCGCCGTCCTGTTCGTCGCCCTCGATGCCTGCGGCGGCCGATCGTCGTCGGCCTCACCGTCGTCGGCCTCACCATCGTCGGTATCCACGGCCGGCCGCGTGCCGTCGTCGGCCGGTGATTCGGGCCCGGTCGTGGCCGCGGGCCACGGGTGGACGGACTCGAGCGGGATCGAAGGGCCCATGCCCGCCGCGGGGACGTGCCACGTGCGCTGGACCGACGCACACGAGCCGCTTCCGGACCCGTCCTGCACGCCGGGCGCCATCGACACGGCGGTGACCCAAGCCAACCTCCCCCAGACGGTCTGCCGCAGCGGCGGCTACACGACGAGCGTGCGCCCGCCGGCCGGGATCACGGACAAGGCGAAGACGAAGATCATGGCCGCGTACGGTATCCCCGCCGAACAGGTTGGCGACTACGAACTCGACCACCTCGTCCCCCTGGCCGACGGGGGCGCGTCCGACATCCGGAACCTCTGGCCCGAGCCGAACATCTTCGCGTCCGCGAAGCACTCCACGTCCGCCTTCGTGCACAACGACAAGGACCAGACCGAGCAGGACGCCTTCTCGGCGCTGTGCGCCGGACGGGCCACACTATCCGCGATCCAGACGACGATGTCCACGGACTGGACCGCCGGCCACTACACCGGCTAAGGCGCTGCAGATGCAGGGGGGCCGCCTTCGGAGTCCCGGGCGGACGGCGCCTACGCGCGTCGCCGGCTGCTACCGCGGACGCGGCCCCTATGCTGAGGCCATCATCAACGCTGCTCCGAGGTGGACCCATGGCGCGCAGGCTCTTCGGCGAGATTCACCCCATCACGTATCGGATTTCGGTTGCCAAAGGCAGATTCCTGAGGAATGTGAGTGACCTTCGGCCTTCCCTGCACTTGGCGAAGACCCGCGATCAGGCCGATCTTCCCGTGGTGGTCTATCGGCACAATTCCCTCATCCGGCGGCGTCTGGGCAATGTCAATCCCGAATTGCAGGACAACAAGGCGGTGAGCCTGTCCATCGCGGCACCCAAAGTCGACGGCGTGCTGATCCGCCCCGGAGAGGTCTTCTCGTTCTGGAAGCTCGTCGGGCCGGTGAGCGCCCGGCGAGGCTACCGGGAAGGCCTGACCATCGACCATGACCGGGCTGCGAGCGGGATCGGCGGCGGCATGTGCCAATTCACCAACCTCATCCACTGGATGGTGCTGCACACGCCCTTGGACATCGTGGAGCACCACCACCATTCCGGGCTTGACCTCTTCCCGGATTTCAATCGCCAGATCCCGTTCGGCACAGGAACGTCGATTGTGTACAACTATCTGGACTACCGATTCCGGAATCCGACCTCGCAGGCGTTCCAGCTGCGCGTGTCAGTCGGCGACGACTACCTTTCCGGCGAGCTCCGCACGGAGTCGGCACTCCCCCTGAAGTACCACATCCACGAACAGGATTCCTGTTTCTTCCGGCACGACGGCAGCGTCTATCGCCACAATTCCATCCACCGGACGGCGCGGGACAAGCGGACGGGCCTCGAGGTGATGCGCCAGCACCTCTCGACCAACACCGCCTTGGTCTGCTACCCGGAGGATCTCGTCCGGCTCCCCATCCTCGACGAACGCCCCACTAGGGCCGTCGTGGAGGCGCGCTGACCGGCGCACTGACCCCTAGCCGCAGGTCCTACGACGCCTGGACGGCGATCCCCCCGAGCCACGTCCGGTTGACCTCGCGGGCTTCGGCCTCGAGCAGGCCGCCCTCCACCTCGATGCCCACCGCGCGCAGCGTCTCTGCCCCACCCTGGGCCAGCGGATTCGGGTCCGAGAGCGCGTAGACCACGCGGCTCACGCCGGCCTTGATAAGTGCCTGGGCGCACGGCCCGGTGCGCCCGGTGTGGTTGCACGGCTCGAGGGTCACGATCGCCGTCGTGCCACGAGCCGTCTCCCCGGCGCGGGAAAGGGCGTCGGCCTCTGCGTGGGCCGTCCCGGCGCCGCGATGGAAGCCCTCGGCGACCACCTCGCCGTCGTGCGCGAGGAGCACGCAGCCCACCCGCGGATTCGGACCTAGCGGCACGCCCGGTGTCGCGGCGAGCCGCAGCGCCCGGCGCATCGCCTCGGATTCGGTGTAGCGCACGACGCCGGTCGCGGCCTCCGCGGCGGACAGCACCTCCGTCACGCGCTCACCGCCATGGCGAGCGCTGCGTCGAGGTCGATGCTGTGGGCCGTGTGGTCCCGCTTGGCCGTGAGGTAGCGGACGTTGGCCTCGGAGAGGTGCACGCCCGTGGGAATGCGCTCGGCGACCCGGATGCCGAGGCCCTCGAGCTGGGCGGCCTTGTCCGGGTTGTTGCTCAGGAGCTGGATGCTCTCGACGCCGACGGCGCGCAGCATCTGGGCGGCCGCGGTGTAGTCGCGCTCGTCCTCGCCGTGGCCGAGGGCCGTGTTCGCCTCGTAGGTGTCGAGGCCCTGGTCCTGCAGCGCGTAGGCGTCGAGCTTCGCGTAGAGGCCGATCCCCCGGCCCTCCTGGCGGAGGTAGAGCAGGAACCCGCCGGCGTCAGTGATGCGCTCGGCGGCCTCGCGCAGCTGGGGGCCGCAGTCGCAGCGCTGGGAGCCGAAGACGTCTCCCGTGAGGCATTCGCTGTGCGGGCGGACGAGCGGCGCGGCGGCGTTCGCCGAATCCGAGCCGTTGGCGGCTCTAGTCAGGGCCGCGCGCCAGTCGCCCAGGCCGAGCAGGAGGTGTTCCTTGCCATCGGCGAGACCGCGGAACGTGAAGACGTCCGCTGTGGTCCGGTATCCGTCGGGGAACTGCAGCGGCACCCGGACTTGGGTGCGGATGGCCGCCGGGGCGGCGGCGGGGACCCGCAGGGCGGTGGCGGTCATGGCATCTCCAATGCTTGAATCTTCAATCAACATTACGGACTCTCTGATTGAAGCGTCAAGCACCCCGGGGTATTCCCGACACAGCGCCCCGCCCAGCCGGAATGCGTCCCGCGCGTCCGTTCCTGATCCCATCGACCCCTGTCGGACGAGCATCGGCGGCGTGTCGCCGATGCGACACGCCGCCGAGCCATACTGATCCGAGCAGGAGCAACCGCGGCCCCTACGGGATGTCCAGGATCTCGCTCCTGATGAGGAACCGCTTCCCCTCGGGAGCCTCGAGGGAGAAGCCGCTCCCCCGGCCCACCACCACATCCACGGTCAGATGGGTGTGGGACCAGTAGTTGAACTGCTCCTTCGACATCCAGAACCCGATCTCCCCGCGCCCGGGGAGGTCGAAGACGCCGAGCTGGACGTCGGCATCGCCCGTGAGGAGCTCGCCGGCGGGGTAGCACATGGGCGCCGACCCGTCGCAGCACCCGCCGGACTGGTGGAACATGAGGGGTCCGTGCCGCTCCCACAGCGAGTCGAGGAGCGTCAGGGCCGGCTTGGTCAGCGCGACCCGGGAGAAGTCCTCCCCCGGGCGCACCGGCCTCGCCGCGAGTGCTGCGTTGTGCGGAACCGCACGCTCGGCATCCATGGCGATCAGTACTTGATGACCACGCGGCCGTCGATCTTGGCGTGGTGCATCTCGTCGAAGACCTGGTTGATCTCCTCGAGATCGCGCGTGTGGAACGTCGGGTGGATGAGGCCGCGCGCGTAGAAGTCGAGCGCCTCCTCGAGGTCCTGGCGCGTCCCGACAATGGAGCCACGGATCGTCAGGCCCTTGAGCACGATGTCGAAGATCGGGGCCGGGAAGTCGCCCGGGGGCAGGCCGTTGAACACGATGGTCCCACCCCGGCGGGTCATGCCGATGGCCTGGCCGAACGCGGCCGGGTGCACAGCGGTCACGAGCACGCCGTGGGCGCCACCCGTTGCCTTCTGGATGGCCTCGGCCGGGTCCTCGGCGAACGCGTTGACGGTCACCTCGGCTCCGTGCTTCTTCGCGAGCGCGAGCTTCTCGTCCGCGACGTCGACGGCCGCGACGCGCATGCCCATCGCGACGGCGTACTGCACCGCGATGTGCCCGAGGCCTCCGATGCCCGAGATGACAACCCACTCGCCGGGGCGGACCTCGGTCTGCTTGAGGCCCTTATAGACCGTGACGCCGGCGCACAGGACCGGCGCGACCTCGTACGGGTCCGCGCCCTCGGGGACGCGTGCTGCGAACTTCGTGTCGACGAGCATGTACTCGCCGAACGAGCCGTCCACGCCGTAGCCGCCGTTCTGCTGCGACTCGCACAGGGTCTCCCAGCCGGTGCGGCAGTACTCGCAGGTACCGCACGCGCTCCACAGCCACGCGTTGCCGATCACCTCACCGATGGCAACGTCCGTGACGCCCTCGCCGAGCGCGACAACGGTGCCGACGCCCTCGTGCCCGGGGACAAGCGGGAGCTTGGGCTTGACGGGCCAGTCGCCCTGCGCGGCGTGGAGGTCGGTGTGGCAGACGCCGCTCGAGATGAGCTTCACGAGCGCCTGGCCTGGGCCGGGCGTGGGGATCTCGAGCTCGTCGACGGTGAGTTCGTCCCCGAAGGTGTGGACAACGGCGGCCTTGAAGGTGCTGCTCATGGTCATGCTCCTTTGCATGGTGTGGTGGGTCAGCGGAGAAACCCCGCTGGTTGAGTACTGCGGCAGGTACGGCGCACGACGGCGGGGGGTCGCGCCGTCGTGCGCCTGCACCATCGCGGGTGTGCGGTTCAGAAGGGCCGGGTCTAGAAGAAGCCGAGCTTCGACTCGGCGTAGGAGACGAGCAGGTTCTTGGTCTGCTGGTAGTGCTCGAGCATCATGAGGTGGGTCTCGCGACCGATGCCGGAGGACTTGTACCCGCCGAACGCGGCGTGCGCGGGGTAGGCGTGGTAGTTGTTCACCCACACGCGACCGGCCTGGATGTCGCGGCCGGCGCGGTAGGCGGTGTTGCCGTCGCGGGACCAGACGCCGGCGCCGAGTCCGTAGAGGGTGTCGTTGGCGATCTCGAGGGCTTCCTCGTAGTCGGAGAACTTCGCAACCGAGACGACGGGGCCGAAGATCTCCTCCTGGAAGACGCGCATCTTGTTGTTGCCCTCGAACACGGTGGGCTCCACGTAGTAGCCGCCCGCGAGCTCGCCCTCGAGGACCGCGCGCTTGCCGCCGGTGAGGACCTTGGCGCCCTCGGCCTTGCCGATCTCGATGTAGGAGAGGATCTTCTCGAGCTGGTCGTTGGAGGCCTGCGCGCCGATCATCGTGTCCGTGTCGAGCGGGTTGCCCTGGACGATCTTCTTGGTCCGCTCCACGACGTCGCCGAGGAACTTCTCGTAGATGCCCTCCTGGATCAGGGCACGGGACGGGCACGTGCAGACCTCGCCCTGGTTGAGCGCGAAGAGCGTAAAGCCCTCCTGCGCCTTGTCGTAGTAGGCGTCGTCCTTCGCGGCGATGTCGTCG
Protein-coding sequences here:
- the adhP gene encoding alcohol dehydrogenase AdhP yields the protein MSSTFKAAVVHTFGDELTVDELEIPTPGPGQALVKLISSGVCHTDLHAAQGDWPVKPKLPLVPGHEGVGTVVALGEGVTDVAIGEVIGNAWLWSACGTCEYCRTGWETLCESQQNGGYGVDGSFGEYMLVDTKFAARVPEGADPYEVAPVLCAGVTVYKGLKQTEVRPGEWVVISGIGGLGHIAVQYAVAMGMRVAAVDVADEKLALAKKHGAEVTVNAFAEDPAEAIQKATGGAHGVLVTAVHPAAFGQAIGMTRRGGTIVFNGLPPGDFPAPIFDIVLKGLTIRGSIVGTRQDLEEALDFYARGLIHPTFHTRDLEEINQVFDEMHHAKIDGRVVIKY
- a CDS encoding GTP cyclohydrolase II; the encoded protein is MTATALRVPAAAPAAIRTQVRVPLQFPDGYRTTADVFTFRGLADGKEHLLLGLGDWRAALTRAANGSDSANAAAPLVRPHSECLTGDVFGSQRCDCGPQLREAAERITDAGGFLLYLRQEGRGIGLYAKLDAYALQDQGLDTYEANTALGHGEDERDYTAAAQMLRAVGVESIQLLSNNPDKAAQLEGLGIRVAERIPTGVHLSEANVRYLTAKRDHTAHSIDLDAALAMAVSA
- a CDS encoding DUF779 domain-containing protein, translating into MDAERAVPHNAALAARPVRPGEDFSRVALTKPALTLLDSLWERHGPLMFHQSGGCCDGSAPMCYPAGELLTGDADVQLGVFDLPGRGEIGFWMSKEQFNYWSHTHLTVDVVVGRGSGFSLEAPEGKRFLIRSEILDIP
- a CDS encoding VanW family protein; translated protein: MSDLRPSLHLAKTRDQADLPVVVYRHNSLIRRRLGNVNPELQDNKAVSLSIAAPKVDGVLIRPGEVFSFWKLVGPVSARRGYREGLTIDHDRAASGIGGGMCQFTNLIHWMVLHTPLDIVEHHHHSGLDLFPDFNRQIPFGTGTSIVYNYLDYRFRNPTSQAFQLRVSVGDDYLSGELRTESALPLKYHIHEQDSCFFRHDGSVYRHNSIHRTARDKRTGLEVMRQHLSTNTALVCYPEDLVRLPILDERPTRAVVEAR